TAAGCGCATACAACCAAACACACCTCAGCGTCTGGCACGTCTGCGAAGATGTCGTGGCAATCTTACATAGATGACCACTTGATGGCGGACATCGACGGCTGCAAACTCGTCGCCGCCGCAATCATCGGCCTCGACGGCACCGTCTGGGCTCAGAGCTCCAATTTCCCTAAGGTTTTTCTTGTTTCCAGTTCTTCTCGCCGTTCTGTACCACATTTCTTATTTCGAATGTCGGATCTGAAATTCTTGTGGAAGCCTGCGTGATTTGAACTAGGAGTCCGTTTTTTTGGCAGCTGattgttttgattttgttttgttgGTATTCTGATGCGATTCGTTCGATCCAGTTACTAAATGAATTCTACACTTTTTTGGATCCTACTTGGTTGTTTTTTGATTCGTTGACACAGAATGAATATATGAAGTACAAATATAGTTTACTAATGATTGCTGAATCAGTAACTGTGCTGGTTGAGCATTTAACAGTTATGTATTGGCGACGGAATAAACTTTTCCTTCCTGAGAAATCCTGGCATAAAAAAAGTGTTGAGCTGGCTACTCTGGATCCCTTGATAGCTATCTGCCTATCTCAACTCCTCCTATTGCCATAGGACAAATTACacctaaaattttgatttcactTTAAATCTAAAAGTGGAGGCAACTACCAAACTCACGTGGTCTGCTCACGGGTAAAATTGATCTGCAGCAATGTGGGAACCTTCAATAATGGTAGCGCATGTTAGCCACTTCAAAGTGTACTTCACTCAGTTAATTGCAGTACAACTGCAAGGTCATAGTTGGAAGTGCTTGTCTTTTAGATCATTCAAAGCAAATTTTTGTAGTGGCTACATCAACTTCCAAGATTATTTTTTCAACAAACCGATTCAGTGTGCTTTTAAATAGAAAATGGTTGTCAATAGGAAAAGAGGATGACAATCGTTGCTTGGTATTTGCAACTGCACCCATTTTGTACGAGCATGCTATCTAACTTTTGTGGTTGGTCTAGTAATTTATTGTTGATTCATTAATTTTCTAATGTGAAATTAATGTTGATGCAGTTTGAGTCTGAGGAGATAACTGCCATCAAAACTGACTTTGAAACTCCAGGCACATTAGCTCCTACTGGGTTACACCTTGCGGGAACCAAGTACATGGTTATCCAAGGTGAGCCCGGGGCCGTCATTCGAGGAAAGAAGGTAGTATTTTCCTACTCAAATTCATTGGCTTGCAAGCTTATCTGTGCTTTTCTCTGAAGAGTCTTGcaatttgtttgaatttaagATCGAGATTAGGAAAGTAAAGGGAAACCTAAACAATTAAATTCGACGTCCTTGAGCAGTATTTTTTAGCAAAAGAAtatcaattcaaaatattttct
This is a stretch of genomic DNA from Primulina huaijiensis isolate GDHJ02 unplaced genomic scaffold, ASM1229523v2 scaffold43391, whole genome shotgun sequence. It encodes these proteins:
- the LOC140970258 gene encoding profilin-6-like codes for the protein MSWQSYIDDHLMADIDGCKLVAAAIIGLDGTVWAQSSNFPKFESEEITAIKTDFETPGTLAPTGLHLAGTKYMVIQGEPGAVIRGKKGAGGVTVKKTGQALIIGIYDEPMTPGQCNMVVEKIGDYLIEQGL